A genome region from Acidimicrobiales bacterium includes the following:
- a CDS encoding ATP-binding protein, which translates to MTATHQLETTLRSLGLSGMLETLDARLAQAGAGELGHAEFLQSLCEDERARRDAASIVRRVREARFEATCSIEEYDFSYNAKIPAAQIRDLVTLRFLERGESVILHGPVGVGKTMIAQALGHQACRRGYSALFTKTSRLLADLAGGHADRTFEQRLRRWARPALLILDDFAMRDFSATQADDLYELVTERQAKSLVITANRAGA; encoded by the coding sequence ATGACCGCGACCCACCAACTCGAGACCACACTGCGCAGTCTCGGACTCTCCGGGATGCTCGAGACCCTCGACGCCCGTCTCGCACAAGCAGGTGCCGGCGAGCTCGGGCACGCAGAGTTCCTCCAGTCGCTGTGTGAGGACGAGCGGGCCCGGCGCGATGCAGCGAGCATCGTTCGCCGTGTCCGGGAGGCGCGCTTTGAGGCGACCTGTTCGATCGAGGAGTACGACTTCTCCTACAACGCAAAGATCCCCGCAGCCCAGATCCGCGATCTCGTCACGCTGCGGTTCCTCGAGCGGGGCGAGTCGGTGATCTTGCATGGCCCGGTCGGAGTCGGCAAGACGATGATCGCCCAGGCGCTCGGCCACCAGGCGTGCCGGCGGGGTTACTCGGCGCTGTTCACGAAGACCTCCCGGCTGCTCGCCGATCTCGCCGGAGGTCATGCGGACCGGACCTTCGAGCAGCGGCTCAGGCGCTGGGCGCGTCCAGCGTTGTTGATCCTCGACGACTTCGCAATGCGCGACTTCTCGGCCACCCAGGCCGACGATCTCTATGAGCTCGTCACCGAGCGTCAGGCAAAGAGCCTCGTGATCACGGCGAACAGGGCCGGAGC